CAATGAAGTGTATCATCTCGCCTCGGATCATAAGCAACTGGATAGTGATGGATTGATTGCTTATTACCAGGAGTTGGTGGATAGCTACCCCATTGTCAGTATCGAAGACGGTCTTGATGAAAGCGATTGGGCAGGGTGGCAGCGTCTAACTGCTGCATTGGGCGAGAAAATCCAATTGGTTGGCGATGATTTGTTCGTAACAAACCCAGCCATCCTGCAGCAGGGGATTAATCAGAAACTGGCCAATGCCATTTTAATCAAACTCAATCAAATCGGCACTTTAACTGAGACGCGTGAGGCAATTCGTTTGGCGCAGGCGAACCAGTATCGCTGCATTATGTCGCATCGCTCCGGCGAAACGGAAGATGCATTTATTGCTGATTTGGCTGTCGCCACGGGGTGCGGCCAAATTAAAACCGGTTCCCTATGCCGCACGGATCGAGTGGCGAAGTACAACCAGTTATTAAGAATTGATGAGTTGGCAAAATTACCCTATGCCGGAAAAACGGCCTTGGCCAGGGGCTAAGAGAGGGTTTGGTATTCTGGCTGCCAGAATTAACCGGCAGCCAAACTCAGGGAAAAAATTAAAAATCAAAAGCTTAGGTAAAAGGATCGGATAAGCCCATCGAAAAGGTACAAATTCTCGCCAAACGGTCACTTGCGCGTGTATAATGAAGAAAACAATTCTTTCTGGCTAATCCATGCGATCCATTGTGGTCATTTTGATACTGGCACTCATCGGCCTGCAATACAAATTGTGGCTAGGCGATGGCAGTGTTTTACAGTGGCGACAACTTGAGCAAAAAATAGTCGAACAGCAAAAAGAAAATAAAAAAGTGGCTGCTCGCAATCGCGCCATTGAAGCCGACATCCTCGAGCTCAAAAGTGGTGAGCAGGCCCTGGAAGAGCAGGCCCGGTATGAACTGGGCATGATTAAAAATGACGAAGTGTATTATCAGTTTGTAGAGTAATTCGTCCTGGGGCGACCATCTAAGCATTGTTATGCTGGATTGGGGACAGCGCCATGTGGCGTATTTTATCTCCCCCCCCTCTGTGACCGGGCACACCGAGGGAGGCTTATCCCGTCATTCCCCAAGATCTGATGTTGCTTTTTTTAATTCGCGTTTCAGTTGCCTGCGAAATTTCTGATAATCCACTTCCAGCGCATGACGTACACTGGTCTTGAAACGGGAGCGGGACGCTTTGATTTCCCGGCTGATTTTAGTACTCAAATCCGCGGGACGGGGCAAGGTACCGGCGATGATTTTGGCCGCAATTTTGGCCTGGTAGTCCGCCAGAGGCCAGATGCATCCCTGTGGCTGAAACAAGCCAATAAAATACAGATTATCCCAGGTGGCATGCATCATCTTGCGGTAAAGCGGAATGTGGGTCAGCTGGCTGTAATCAAGAAACGCTTTGTCAAAAAAAGGGAAACTGATTTGGTAGCCTGTGGCAAAAATGATCACATCAAACTCATCCTGACGGCCATCCACAAAATGCACAGTGTTGCCTTCAAAACGGGCAATGCCCGGCTTCGGAAAAATTTTGCCGTGACGAATAAAATAAAGCAATTCAGAATTGATGGTGGGATGAATGGCCAAGGGCCTGCAATGCGGCTTTTGTAATTTGTATTTCGGGTAGCGGCCCTGCAGGATGCGGATAATACCCGCAGCCAGAAGCTGTTTGGGCCAATCGGGTATCCAGCGGATTTTGTTAAAGGCGATGTCCGTCGGTTTGCCAAAAATGAATTTCGGAAAAATATGCTGACCCCGGCGCATGCTGATGCAGGTTTTGGGGGACAGACGTGAGATTTCTACGGCAATATCGCAGGCGGAATTGCCGCCGCCGACAACCAGAACCCGCTTGTCTTTAAAGGGTGCTGCTTTTTTATAATGATGGGCATGGAGGATCTCGCCGCTAAACTGTCCGGGGTATTCCGGCATGCGCGGATCCCAATGGTGACCATTGGCAATCAGCAAGTAATCAAACTCGCGCTCATGTAATCCGTCCTGATTGCGATAAATGACCTGCCATTTTTTATCCTGTCGCAACTGTATTTTTTCAACGGTGGTATTGAAGGCGATGTATTCACCAATCCCAAAATGCTCGGCATATTTTTCAAAATAGGTCAGAATTTGCTGATGGGAGGGGTATTCCGGGTATCCCGGCAGCATGGGGAAGTCTTCGAATTGTGAAAGGTATTTGGAACTGATGATGTGCGTGGTTTCATAGACGCTGGAATGCTGGTTGTTTTCATCAAACACCCAGTTGCCTCCGAGACGTGCGTTTTTTTCAAAAACCTGAAAATTGGTTAACCCCTGCTCGAGTAAATTTTTAGCCGTTGTGATACCGCTTGGGCCTGCGCCCACCACACAAATACTGGGTGAATCATTACCTGGTTTCATAAAAATACTTATTTCAATTTAAAATGTTAGTGCTGTCGAGTCTTTTGAGACTTGTGCATGACAGCCAGAATATTATTCAGCATGAGCTGTTGAATCTCTTTGTTTTTCTCAATGGTGAAATGGTTAACGCCGACGTTTTTTAAGGTGGTGACGTCGATGTTATCCACCTGGGTATACCGAGGATCGGCAGCCTTGACGCGAAGGCCACTAAACATGGGAACAAAAGACGGCTTGTAAAGATTAATCACATGCTTGACGTTGGGCGGTACGGCTAAAGGCGATACGGCATCGACGGTAATCAACAAAGCGACCGGAATATTGGCGGCATTTAAGATACGGGCTACTTTAATCTGGTCATTGGCGCCCAGGGAGTGGCCGACTAGGATAACCGGGGGATGTAAATGGCCGGCGCGGTATTGCTGCACGATGCTTCTGCCTAATTCACTGGATCGAAACCAAACCGTACTTTCCGTTTTAATGTGATGTTTTTTTTCAAGAGTAGCCTGCAGTTGATTCATGCCGGTGCTGAAGATGCCTCCCAGACCGCCCCGCATGACATACACTCTCGCCGCCTGGTTGCTCTCATTGGATTTCCCTGCAATGGTGCTCCGGGTAGTCGCCAGATCCAGACACCCGGCCAACGACAGTGTTGCTAAAAGCAACCCGACAGAAAAAATCGCATGCCTGTTTTTTTTCCGATTATTCCTGTTCATCTCAATTGTCATAGTGCAAAGAATAAGTTGATTTTACCTAAATTCATAACGAGATAAAACCTAAATCAGGCTTCGGCAAGAGGCTGTCTGCGCTCAAATAAAATCAAAGGAAATAACAATTCGCCAATTAAATGCGCAGATGTCGCCTTTCCTTAAGGTTTACGTAATGTTCAGGCAATAAAATAACCGCTTCGTTAAATGCCGTCTTAGTCCTTTAAAGCAAAGGCTCTGGCGCAGGGAGGTACTATGCAGACTAAATCAGAAGAAACGAGAGATGATCAACATTTTATCGGCGTGTTTATTAAAGACACCAAAGAAGGTCCTGGCCATGCCTCTGTTTGTACCGTGAAAAAAAAAGCGGATGGCGAAACCAAAGTCACGCACACCAGCATTTATCCTGGCCCGGTGGGTTCTTTGATTAACGGCATGCTTTTTGGCTCTGTTCCGGTGCGGGCTATGTTGGCGACAACGCATGAACAGGATTTGGATGAATCGGATCATGTGCTGTTGAAGTCCGTGGATGAAACAGCCTATAAAGAAGCCAAAGCCACCCAACAGCAGATTGAACATCGTGCTTCCAATGGGCATACGATGTATGGTGTATTTGGTCGATTCAATCCCCTTGCCACCATGACTTCCAGACTGTTTGAAGCGCATAAAAGTGCTCATAAAACCATCAGACGCTACCAGGAGCATTTAGGCGTGCATCCCCCGGAGGACATGTGCGGTATAGTTGTTTACCCGAATCATTCCCATGTTGTCGAACCCGTCGAGGTTCATAATTGCACTTCCACCGTGGGAGAAGTGTTGCGTGGCGCTGGTGTGGAAGTACCTGAGACTTTAGTGCCTTCTTTTTATACACCGAGGTTGGAAAATACTGGTTTTACCCGCATGGACAAGAAGGAGTTTACCGGCCGGTTCTTCGACAGCCAGACGTCAACCGCTGAGACGCCTTCGAGTTTCCCAGGCGCACCCACGCCTTTCTCCTCCAGCCTGTAATGATTGGCTATTCACCCGTTCGCAGACGGGTGAATAGCCTGGCTCTCAGTTTAATTTAGCGCCTGAATGCTGAAGCGCATCCGCGAGGCTGTCAGGCGTAATTCCCCAGGGTTTATTCGTTTGAATGCTGGCTCCCCCGGCATTTAAAACATCAGCCACCAGTGTGCTGCAATTGGTTACCTTAGACGGCGGGGCAGGCAATTGCCGCTGTTTCACCATCTGCAAATGAATATCGATGGGATCATAAGCAATGAAATGAGGCGTGTCCTGAAAAAATCGGGCTACATCAACCCGGGGCAGTAATTGGTAACGCATGCGACCTTCAGCAATGTCTGCTTTGAGCTGCTGAAGCCGTTGATGCATGGCGTTGGTATCAAGATGATCAATTTCGAATGTCAAATCCGGTTGTTTGGGCATTCTCTCTTCCTGTGTGAAAAACGGGGGTGTATCCATGTCGTTTGTAACCATTTTTTGATCGGCGCTGGCTTCCAATAGCATATCCTGCGTCAATGATTCCGCCATATCGGCTTTAAGCGGCAGGACAGCCAGTGGGCCCATGGAGGGAAGGTTTTGGGGGTGGATGCTGCCATAATCGCCTTCATCACCGGCATTGAGTTTAGGTTCTGAACCGCCAATTTGAATCGCGGCATGTCCTGGCCCATTTAAGGTTTTAAGCCATATGTAAACATAGGAATTCTGCTGCTTTTTTGATGGAGGCTGTGTCGGCGGTACGTCGGTGGAAGCGGCATTACCGTTTGGCGGATAGTCTTGTTTATCTGCGATTTTTTTTTCTAATGGTTGGGCGATTGATTTGTCATGAACAGTACCAAGCGTGCCGTGTCTCTTTTTGGTGCCAGAAAAATAGGTGGTAAGCCATTCAAACATGAGGATTCCTTATCGGACAGGGTCAGTTAACCATCTGGGCCAGAATGAATTGATGATGATGGTAACCTGTGGTTGATTTGTACTCAAGGCATTTGCAAAAATTTTAAACATTTATTAGTTCAACGGGTACAGTAGCAGGCGGGGTCTGCCATAAACTCAATACATAGCCGCCACTGCCGGAGCCGGTTGGTTTGACAGCCAGCGCCCCATGATCATAGAGCATGGCCATGTGCTGGTGCAGCGTTTCACTGACTAATCCCCATTGTTTAAAGCACTCCCCACCCAGACGAATTGCCTCGGCCAGTAAGGGCAACGCATGGTCATCGACGCGGCCAAGCGCTTGTCGAGCTTTATTGACGGCCTCTTCCATTAACGCATCAATCCGTTGAGCCTGCTGTTTATCTTTAGCCCAAAGGGAGTTCACCTGTTGAATGCAATGCGAGGTAATGCCAATTTGGCCGCATGACGATAAATACCAATGAGGCTGCCACCTTTGTTGAACGGGTTCAACCCGGCCATTTTGAAAAAAAACAGGCTTATTGGCTGCCACACCGGCAATGTCCAGGCCGCTGCTTTGACCATGAAATAAATTTTCCAGTTGTTGGGCAAAACGGGCAATGTCCTCTGATTGAATCAATTGTTGTGCGGCAAACCAACGCGCCATGGCCACGCATAGAACCGCGGAAGCGCCCATTCCCACGCCGATAGGAATGTTGCTGTCCAGGTGAAAATGCCCGGTGAGTTGATGAAGCGACGTCCCAAGGAGTTGATGACCATGCTCGAGAACACTCCAGAACAACATCCGCATTTCAGCACCGCTGCTGCCTTCGCTGTCCGCA
This region of Legionella taurinensis genomic DNA includes:
- the ftsB gene encoding cell division protein FtsB; this encodes MRSIVVILILALIGLQYKLWLGDGSVLQWRQLEQKIVEQQKENKKVAARNRAIEADILELKSGEQALEEQARYELGMIKNDEVYYQFVE
- a CDS encoding flavin-containing monooxygenase, producing MKPGNDSPSICVVGAGPSGITTAKNLLEQGLTNFQVFEKNARLGGNWVFDENNQHSSVYETTHIISSKYLSQFEDFPMLPGYPEYPSHQQILTYFEKYAEHFGIGEYIAFNTTVEKIQLRQDKKWQVIYRNQDGLHEREFDYLLIANGHHWDPRMPEYPGQFSGEILHAHHYKKAAPFKDKRVLVVGGGNSACDIAVEISRLSPKTCISMRRGQHIFPKFIFGKPTDIAFNKIRWIPDWPKQLLAAGIIRILQGRYPKYKLQKPHCRPLAIHPTINSELLYFIRHGKIFPKPGIARFEGNTVHFVDGRQDEFDVIIFATGYQISFPFFDKAFLDYSQLTHIPLYRKMMHATWDNLYFIGLFQPQGCIWPLADYQAKIAAKIIAGTLPRPADLSTKISREIKASRSRFKTSVRHALEVDYQKFRRQLKRELKKATSDLGE
- a CDS encoding mevalonate kinase family protein, encoding MYYDFDTATHGKWILAGEHAVLRGKGALVFPIKEKKLSLRYTPSPSKLSADSEGSSGAEMRMLFWSVLEHGHQLLGTSLHQLTGHFHLDSNIPIGVGMGASAVLCVAMARWFAAQQLIQSEDIARFAQQLENLFHGQSSGLDIAGVAANKPVFFQNGRVEPVQQRWQPHWYLSSCGQIGITSHCIQQVNSLWAKDKQQAQRIDALMEEAVNKARQALGRVDDHALPLLAEAIRLGGECFKQWGLVSETLHQHMAMLYDHGALAVKPTGSGSGGYVLSLWQTPPATVPVELINV